A genomic window from Anguilla rostrata isolate EN2019 chromosome 14, ASM1855537v3, whole genome shotgun sequence includes:
- the LOC135240096 gene encoding RNA/RNP complex-1-interacting phosphatase-like gives MPPYKKNGIPDRWTEYQAVGKRIPGTRFIAFKVPLNKNLRRQLRPLEAFGPQDLVNVVEQEKNALGLVIDLTFTTRYYKPEDLPEGVQYVKIFTAGKEVPSDPTILSFKRAVHRFLGENQDNDKLIGVHCTHGLNRTGYLVCRYLIDVEGMDPAETIELFNRSRGHSIERENYLEDLKSGPKRSNQGIDQPDQEAVLGQMGHRPDDAPFNAYPHPPFNVRVPFHTMPFPGPYMPPHHWGLRPPMEGYHGPPLHPPPHPPYRTGPPQPHHQGSDWKRPHPPCPAPYPVLPRYSYGEPWSSPPNGLFPTPGLPPGHQRSPQGPDRKRRFRVHRQDRDWS, from the exons ATGCCTCCCTACAAGAAGAATGGAATTCCAGACAG GTGGACGGAGTACCAGGCTGTCGGGAAGAGAATCCCCGGGACCCGGTTCATCGCCTTCAAAGTTCCCTTGAATAAG aACCTGAGGAGGCAGCTGCGCCCCCTGGAAGCCTTCGGCCCACAGGACCTGGTGAATGTGGTGGAGCAGGAGAAGAACGCTCTGGGCCTTGTTATTGACCTGACCTTCACCACCCGCTACTACAAGCCAGAG GATCTGCCGGAGGGTGTGCAGTATGTGAAGATCTTCACCGCGGGAAAGGAGGTCCCCAGCGATCCCACCATCCTCAGCTTCAAGCGGGCGGTGCACCGGTTCCTCGGGGAAAACCAAGACAacg aTAAGTTGATAGGGGTGCACTGTACCCATGGGCTGAATCGCACCGGCTATCTCGTGTGCAG GTATCTGATAGACGTTGAAGGCATGGATCCAGCTGAGACTATAGAGT TGTTCAACCGATCGAGGGGCCACTCCATAGAGAGGGAGAATTACCTGGAGGACCTGAAGTCAGGGCCAAAGAGAAG CAACCAGGGCATCGACCAGCCGGACCAAGAGGCAGTCTTGGGCCAAATGGGCCACAGGCCAGACGATGCCCCCTTCAACGCATACCCACACCCGCCCTTTAATGTGCGAGTGCCATTTCACACCATGCCCTTCCCCGGTCCCTACAT GCCTCCCCATCATTGGGGCTTAAGGCCACCAATGGAAGGGTATCACGGACCCCCCCTtcaccctcccccacacccaccctaTAGGACAGGGCCCCCGCAGCCTCACCATCAGGGGTCGGACTGGAAGAGACCCcacccgccctgccccgccccgtaCCCCGTGTTGCCCCGCTACTCCTACGGCGAGCCCTGGAGTAGCCCCCCAAACGGTCTCTTCCCGACCCCTGGGTTGCCACCGGGGCATCAGAGAAGCCCCCAGGGGCCCGACAGGAAACGTCGATTCAGGGTCCACAGACAGGACAGGGACTGGTCCTGA
- the atp6v1b2 gene encoding V-type proton ATPase subunit B, brain isoform, producing MKAIRGMVNGAMNELSSVVSGTKAAAAREHVQAVTRDYISQPRLTYKTVSGVNGPLVILDQVKFPRYAEIVHLTLPDGTRRSGQVLEVSGSKAVVQVFEGTSGIDAKKTSCEFTGDILRTPVSEDMLGRVFNGSGKPIDRGPMVLAEDYLDIMGQPINPQCRIYPEEMIQTGISAIDGMNSIARGQKIPIFSAAGLPHNEIAAQICRQAGLVKKSKDVMDYSDDNFAIVFAAMGVNMETARFFKSDFEENGSMDNVCLFLNLANDPTIERIITPRLALTAAEFLAYQCEKHVLVILTDMSSYAEALREVSAAREEVPGRRGFPGYMYTDLATIYERAGRVEGRGGSITQIPILTMPNDDITHPIPDLTGYITEGQIYVDRQLHNRQIYPPINVLPSLSRLMKSAIGEGMTRKDHSDVSNQLYACYAIGKDVQAMKAVVGEEALTSDDLLYLEFLQKFERNFITQGAYENRTVYETLDIGWQLMRIFPKEMLKRIPQSILAEFYPRDSKH from the exons ATGAAGGCGATCAGAGGAATGGTAAACGGAGCCATGAACGAACTTTCCTCTGTAGTCAGCGGGACCAAAGCGGCCGCTGCCCGGGAGCACGTCCAAGCGGTTACCAGAGATTACATTTCTCAACCCCGACTAA CTTATAAGACTGTATCTGGAGTCAATGGGCCTCTGGTCATTTTGGATCAGGTTAAG TTCCCCAGGTATGCGGAGATTGTACACCTGACTCTACCTGATGGAACCCGCAGGAGTGGCCAGGTGCTGGAGGTCTCCGGGTCCAAAGCCGTGGTACAG GTCTTCGAGGGAACCTCCGGCATCGACGCCAAGAAGACCAGCTGCGAATTCACGGGGGACATCCTCCGCACGCCGGTGTCCGAGGACATGCTGG GTCGTGTCTTCAACGGATCGGGGAAGCCTATCGACAGGGGGCCCATGGTCCTGGCCGAAGACTACCTGGACATCATGG gaCAGCCCATTAACCCTCAGTGCCGTATCTACCCTGAGGAGATGATCCAGACCGGAATCTCTGCCATCGACGGGATGAACAGTATCGCCCGGGGGCAGAAGATCCCCATCTTCTCTGCCGCCGGCCTCCCCCACAATGAA ATTGCAGCCCAGATCTGTCGCCAGGCAGGACTGGTGAAGAAGTCCAAAGACGTGATGGACTACAGCGACGATAACTTTGCCATCGTGTTTGCTGCCATGGGG GTTAACATGGAAACAGCTAGATTTTTCAAGTCGGACTTTGAGGAAAATGGCTCCATGGACAATGTGTGTCTCTTCCTGAATTTAGCCAACGACCCCAC GATTGAACGCATCATCACTCCGCGCCTGGCCCTCACCGCGGCCGAGTTCTTGGCCTACCAGTGTGAGAAACACGTGCTGGTCATCCTGACGGACATGAGCTCGTACGCCGAGGCTCTGAGAGAG gTGTCCGCGGCCCGTGAGGAGGTCCCGGGGCGGAGGGGGTTCCCTGGGTACATGTACACCGATTTGGCGACCATCTATGAGCGCGCCGGGCGAGTGGAGGGGCGTGGCGGGTCTATCACGCAGATACCCATCCTCACCATGCCCAACGACG ACATCACCCACCCCATCCCGGATCTGACGGGCTACATCACAGAAGGGCAGATCTACGTGGACAGACAGCTGCACAACAGACAG ATCTACCCCCCCATCAACGTGCTCCCATCGCTGTCCCGGTTGATGAAATCCGCCATCGGGGAGGGAATGACCCGCAAAGACCACTCTGACGTGTCCAACCAGCTG TACGCCTGCTATGCCATCGGGAAAGACGTCCAGGCCATGAAGGCAGTGGTGGGCGAGGAGGCCCTGACCTCAGATGACCTCCTGTACCTGGAGTTCCTGCAGAAGTTTGAAAGGAACTTCATTACCCAGG gtgccTATGAGAACCGCACCGTCTACGAGACCCTGGACATTGGCTGGCAGCTGATGAGGATCTTCCCCAAGGAGATGCTGAAGAGAATCCCACAGAGCATCTTAGCTGAGTTTTACCCTCGAGACTCCAAACATTAG